The Glycine max cultivar Williams 82 chromosome 12, Glycine_max_v4.0, whole genome shotgun sequence genome window below encodes:
- the LOC100808791 gene encoding glucose-1-phosphate adenylyltransferase large subunit 1 has protein sequence MVSACVTLKANTHLVKSRKDNTFRQDSGFLGERIKGGLNYSPWIINQLASSLRTQERVKKAKPGVVSAVLTSSNTKESVAFQMPSFLRRKADPKNVVSIILGGGPGIQLFPLTKRAATPAVPVGGCYRLIDIPMSNCINSGLNKIFVLTQFNSASLNRHISRTYFGNGINFGDGCVEVLAATQTQGETGKNWFQGTADAVRQFTWVFEDAKHTNIENVLILAGDHLYRMDYMDLVQSHVDRNADITVSCAAVGESRASDYGLVKADGRGRIIQFSEKPKGADLKAMQVDTSVLGLPPHEAKRSPYIASMGVYVFKTDVLLKLLKWRYPTSNDFGSEIIPAAVRENNVQAYFFNDYWEDIGTIKSFYDANLALTEENPMFKFYDPKTPIYTSPRFLPPTKIDKCRIVDAIISHGCFLRECTVQHSIVGERSRLDYGVELQDTVMMGADYYQTESEIASLLAEGKVPIGIGRNTKIRNCIIDKNAKIGKDVIIMNKDGVQEADRPEDGFYIRSGITVILEKATIEDGTVI, from the exons TCGTCAAGATAGTGGTTTTTTAGGTGAGAGAATCAAAGGGGGTCTGAATTACAGTCCCTGGATCATTAACCAATTGGCCTCAAGTTTGAGAACCCAAGAGAGGGTGAAGAAGGCCAAACCTGGTGTTGTTTCTGCTGTTCTTACATCAAGTAACACCAAAGAATCAGTG GCTTTTCAAATGCCATCGTTTCTCAGAAGAAAGGCTGATccaaaaaatgttgtttccaTCATATTGGGAGGGGGACCTGGGATTCAACTCTTTCCTCTTACCAAGCGAGCTGCCACACCTGCT GTTCCTGTTGGTGGATGCTACAGGCTTATAGACATCCCAATGAGCAATTGCATCAACAGTGGCcttaacaaaatatttgtacTGACCCAATTCAACTCTGCATCCCTCAATCGTCACATTTCCCGCACCTATTTTGGAAACGGAATCAACTTTGGGGATGGATGTGTGGAG GTTCTGGCGGCTACGCAAACACAAGGAGAAACTGGAAAGAACTGGTTCCAAGGAACAGCAGATGCTGTGAGGCAATTTACATGGGTATTTGAG GATGCCAAGCACACAAACATTGAGAATGTATTGATCTTGGCCGGAGATCATCTATACCGAATGGATTACATGGACCTTGTGCAG AGTCACGTTGACAGAAATGCAGATATTACAGTATCATGTGCTGCTGTAGGTGAAAG CCGCGCATCAGATTATGGATTGGTCAAGGCAGATGGCAGAGGTCGCATCATCCAATtttcagaaaaaccgaagggTGCTGATCTGAAAGCAATG CAAGTAGATACCTCTGTGCTTGGGTTGCCACCCCATGAAGCAAAAAGGTCACCATATATTGCATCTATGGGGGTTTATGTATTCAAGACAGATGTTTTACTCAAGCTTCTGAAATGGAGATATCCTACATCCAATGACTTTGGATCTGAAATCATTCCTGCAGCAGTGAGGGAAAACAATGTCCAA GCGTATTTTTTCAATGACTATTGGGAAGACATTGGaacaataaaatcattttatgatGCTAACTTGGCTCTTACTGAAGAG AATCCAATGTTCAAATTTTATGATCCCAAGACACCCATTTACACGTCTCCAAGATTCCTACCACCAACAAAGATTGACAAGTGCAGG ATTGTGGATGCAATAATCTCCCATGGATGTTTCCTAAGAGAATGCACTGTCCAACATTCCATTGTGGGTGAACGTTCACGTTTGGATTATGGTGTTGAGCTCCAG GACACTGTAATGATGGGAGCTGACTATTACCAAACTGAATCCGAAATTGCTTCTCTGCTGGCAGAGGGGAAGGTTCCCATTGGGATTGGAAGGAACACCAAAATAAG GAACTGCATAATTGACAAGAATGCAAAGATCGGGAAAGATGTCATCATCATGAACAAAGAT GGCGTTCAAGAAGCAGATAGACCAGAAGATGGATTTTACATTCGATCAGGAATCACAGTCATATTGGAGAAGGCAACAATAGAAGATGGCACTGTCATATAA